The Cloacibacillus sp. An23 genome segment TTTGTGGATTATATCTTGGTTTCAACTCACGCGTCCCGCGGGGGACGCGACGTGTAATTTACGCTATGACCGCTACCATCTTGGTTTCAACTCACGCGTCCCGCGGGGGACGCGACTACATAGACCTCTGCGCCTCGGACACGATAGACGAGTTTCAACTCACGCGTCCCGCGGGGGACGCGACTAAGGTATCCGTCCACTGTATGGCTCTTCTGGAAGTTTCAACTCACGCGTCCCGCGGGGGACGCGACGATGCAGCAGCAGAAACGTAAGTTTACAGAATTCAGTTTCAACTCACGCGTCCCGCGGGGGACGCGACCAATCAAAAATCGTAGGGTGATGCGGATGTTTGTTTCAACTCACGCGTCCCGCGGGGGACGCGACAGTATTTACCGTCGAAGAGCTCAAGCGCCAGTACAGTTTCAACTCACGCGTCCCGCGGGGGACGCGACGCAAAAGAAATGAACAGCATGTTTGACTATCGAGTTTCAACTCACGCGTCCCGCGGGGGACGCGACTCCTAGTTATCAGTTGCCCGAAGCCATCCCGGTCGTTTCAACTCACGCGTCCCGCGGGGGACGCGACTTGAAAATCGTAATTGTCATGGCAAAACTGACAGTTTCAACTCACGCGTCCCGCGGGGGACGCGACGCGGCGATATTGTCTTTTTAACTCTTCGACGGTGTTTCAACTCACGCGTCCCGCGGGGGACGCGACGCGGCTAACGGCCTATATGAGCGAGATTACGTCGGTTTCAACTCACGCGTCCCGCGGGGGACGCGACAAAATCAACATGGAGGCGCTGTAAACACTTGTAGTTTCAACTCACGCGTCCCGCGGGGGACGCGACCCAACTCTCCGCACGTGAATTTGATATGATACCGGTTTCAACTCACGCGTCCCGCGGGGGACGCGACGCCGCAGTGCCCCAGTAGTCCGGCCCGCTCTGATGTTTCAACTCACGCGTCCCGCGGGGGACGCGACTAGACGTTGTTGTTCTCATTGTCGGAGGCTCTAAGTTTCAACTCACGCGTCCCGCGGGGGACGCGACCTGGGGATGTGGGTATATAAGCCGTTTGTTTATCGTTTCAACTCACGCGTCCCGCGGGGGACGCGACAACGCAAAAGGATGGAGCATTGACGCCATCGAAGTTTCAACTCACGCGTCCCGCGGGGGACGCGACGGCATTGCGATTAGACACGGTTATAATAACACTTTTTCAGCGTTATTACGCGAAGGCGCTTTATGGCGCTCTGCCGATGCGCGCCGTCTAGGTAAAATTCATGGGAATTCTCGATTTGGAGCGAAGCGCGAAAACCTTGGGATTTTTATGTGAGCTTAGGGTTCGCGCATATGTTTGGCCGCCGCCGTTTCAGCCGCGCGCTTCGGAAGGACGGGCTTGGTAATGGCGGATATTTGGGGCCAGCGCCGCCGCGTTTAGAGTATGACGGCGGGGCTGTTTCTCCACGCAACGGAGCGTTTACCCGCGCCTTTCCGCAGCGGCTTCGTGCGTGCGGCGGCGGGCGGCATGTACCTGTCCGCTAATTCCTCGCCTTGTCTACGAGCATGCGGAATATCTCTGCCTGCACCGCGTCGTCGTCGGCCAGGCATTCCGGATGCCACTGTACGCCGACGGCCCAGCGGTACGCCGGGGCGATGACGGCCTCTACTACGCCGTCGTCTGTTACGGCTGCGGCCTGCAGGCGCTTCGAGAGCCGGCCGATCGCCTGATGGTGCATTGAGTTGACGAGCATGGCTCCTCCATTGCGGCTCGGGAAGAGCCACGGCGAAAGTATTTTTACGTCGTGGACGTAGCCGCGCGTAACGTCCGGACGATTGTGCAGCTTCCACTTTTCGTCAACCGACGGCATGTCCTGTATCAACGCGCCGCCGAGTACGACGTTGAGCAGCTGGCAGCCGCGGCATATCCCGAGCAGCGGCTTGTCGCGCTCGAGCGCGGCGCGGCAGAGCGCCGTCTCGAAGTGATCGCGCGCGAGGTCGGGCGCGTGGCTTCCGGCGTTTTCCTCGCCGTAGAATGATGGCGCGATGTCGTGCCCTCCGGCGAATACGAAGCCGTCAAGCCTTGAGGCTAGCTTCGCCGTCTCGCGTTCGTCCTCCGTCGGCGTGAGCGGCAGCGGCAGGCCGCCGGCGGTGCGCACGGCGCAGATTATCTTTTCGGTGAGGCGCGACAGGAGCCAGAAATATTGCAGTTCCTCGCCGCCCATGTCCTCGAGCTGCATGTCCGCCCAGCGGCGCTGAAACGGCAGGGTCGGGACGCCGATAAGCGGCCGCCTTTTCATCACGCTGCTTTTACTCCGCTTCCTGTTCGGCGTACCACGCTATCGTCCTGTGCAGAGCCTCGCGCATCCCGGTCTTCGGTTTCCATCCGAAGCGGCTTTCCATCTTTCTGACGGAGGGCTTGCGGTTCTGCATGTCGTCGTAACTCTTGCCGTAATATACTGAGGAAGGGATTATCTCGAGCTCCGTCGCCTCGGCGGCCCAGCGGAAGCGCGGGAACTGCTTCGCTTCGTCTATAAGCATAGCCGCCGTCTCTTTTATCGAGTAGTTGTTATCAGGGTTGCCGATGTTGAATATCTCGTTGTCGCCGCGGTTGTGGTCGTTGCGGATTATAGCCATGAGGGCTTCGATGCCGTCGCCGACCCAAGTGAAGCTGCGGCGCTGTTCTCCGCCGTTGACGAGCGAGATCTTGCGGCGGTGTATCATATCGTAGAGCATTTGCGTTACGGAGCGCGCCCGGCGTTCCTCCGCGTCCCTGAATGTGTCGAGCCTCGGCCCGATCCAGTCGAATGGGCGGAATATGGTGAACTGCAGCCCGGCCTCCTGCCCGTAGGCGAATATCATGCGGTCCATCATCTGTTTAGCGCAGCTGTATATCCAACGCATCTTTACGACCGGGCCTGTCGTCATCGGGCTTTCGTCCTCTTTTAGCTCCTCGCCCGCGCTCATGCCGTAGACCTCGGAGGTCGATGGAAATATTATGCGCTTGTTGTGCTTCACGCAGAGGCGAACCATCTTGAGATTCTGTTCGAAGTCGAGCTCGAACGTCCACACCGGCTTTTTTACGTAATAGGCCGGCTTCGCTATTCCGGCGAGCGGAATGACGACATCCGACTTTATTACCTCGGCCTCCAGCGCCTCGTTGTCCTTGAAAATATCCCCGCGGCGGAAAGAGAACTGCGCGTTCCCCTCGTAGGGCGCGAGGTTCGAAGACGCTATGTCGAAGCCGCTCACCTGCCAGTCAGTTGAAGCGAGCACCGCCCCCAGCAGATGCGTGCCGATAAATCCGTTTATCCCCGTTACGAACAGTCTCATCGAGAACCTCTCCTTCCAGCTGCTCCACCGCGCGCCGCGCGGGCAATATATCGCGCCGCCGTACCAACGGCTGTAATTTTCGATTTTTTTATTATAAAGCTCAACGCCGTTTTTGTCCTGACCGGCGGGCCTGGCAAAAACGGCGTTGGAATAAAAAAGAGGCTTTCGCCTCTTTCATAAAATCAGTTGAAAATTTACATTTACGCGCGCGGACGCTTCACGTTCTCCTGCGACTCTTCGACGCCTGAGGCTATGCCGCGCTCAACCGTCGTGCCGGGGATAAGGTTGTCACAAATCGCAGCCAGGACGCCAGCGACAGCCATCGGAGTCTTCAGCACGGCCCACACCATGCCGCCGGCGGTCGTGCCGAGCGCGCCAGTGAAGAGAGCCTGGTTCGGCTCGACCCATCCGGGCAGGCCGAGCGCCATAAGGAACGAGAAGCCGACTATGAGTATGTTGCGCTGGCTGCCCATGTCGGCGCGCATAAGGTTTTGAATGCCGAGCGCGCCTATCGTGCCGAAGAGCGTAATATACGCGCCGCCGATGACAGGCGTCGGCATCGTCGCTATGAGAGCGCCGAGCTTGCCTATAAGCGACAGCAGTATAAGTATAACGGCGCCGGCGCGCACGACGTAACGGCTTGCTACGCCAGTCAGCCCGATAAGCCCGATGTTCTCCGTGTACGACGTCGTGCCGACCGAGCCGAGGATTCCCGAGAGCGCGCAGCACATGCCCTCCGCGCCTATGCCGCGGTTGATCTGCGGCACCGTAGGATCGTTGATGCCGGCGGCGTAGGAGCAGTTATGATAGTCGCCGATGGACTCTATCATCACGCAGAAAAATCCCGCCGCGATAGCGCCGATGGCGAGGCCTGAGAATTTCGGCGCGCCCCACGGCATGAAGAGATTCAGGCGAAGCCACGGCGCGTCGATGATGCTCTGGAGATTTATATAAGCCGCATGGCCCGGCGCGAAAACGCCAGCGAGCGACAGCGCGAGGCAGAGCAGATAGGCGATGACTATCGAGCCGAGAACGGCGAAGATGTTGAAATATTTATTCTTGCTCACGAGGCTGAAGAAAAAAACGAGGACGACGACCAGCAGCGAAACGGGCCAGTAATTCGCCGCGTTGAACTGGATGGCGGTCGGCGCGAGCGAAAAGCCTATAGCCATGATAGTCGGCCCGATGACGACCGGCGTGATTATCTTGCGTATACGCCCGATGAGCCGTCCGTATCCGAGCGCCGAAAGCGCGACGCCGCCGACGATGAGCGAGCCGCCGACGTACTGCATCACGACGTCAGGCCCCATGCTCTTGTACGCGCCGATGATTGTCATGATGGGCGGTATGAAACTGAAGCTCGAGCCCTGAACTATCGGAAGCCCGGAGCCGAGCTTCGGATGCGTCTGAATGAGCGTAGCGATGCCCATGCCGAAGTAGACGCAGCCGATGAACGCTCCCATCTGCGCCGTAGTCATCCCCATCGCCGGCCCGAGCACGAGCGGCACGAGCGTAGTCGCGCCGAAGAGCGTCAGCACATGCTGCGCCCCCGCAAGCACGAGTATCGGCAGCGGCGGCTTATCGTTGATTCCGTAAACAAGTTGCTTTCTCGCCATAGTTCGTTCCCCCCAAGGATCTTTGCAATCGGTTGCAAAATTAAATGCCGCGCGTATTATAGACGAAAATCGCAGAAATTACTAGGAGAGGCGGGAAACCGGCGGAGGGAGATAGAAATCGCCGCGCCCTCGACGTGGCGCGACACCGCGAATGGCTGATTTTCCAGCACGAAATCGACGTTTCGACTCACGTGCTCGCGAGGAGCGCGACATATATCGTTATACATATACTTGACCACATCACGGTTTCAACTCACGCGCTCGCGAGGAGCGCGACGCAAAAAAGCGCTGACGGGTCATTCGTGTACCCGTTTCAACTCACGCGCTCGCGAGGAGCGCGACACCGGCACCCACGCCGGTCGTACAGAGCAGTTTGCAGTTTCAACTCACGCGCTCGCGAGGAGCGCGACTGAGGCCGTCGCTGTAGTTCTTGAGGTAGCTTATGTTTCAACTCACGCGCTCGCGAGGAGCGCGACTCGATGAGTTTTTCGAGGTCTGCCGGTGAGTAGGGGTTTCAACTCACGCGCTCGCGAGGAGCGCGACTAGGCCGCGGCGTATGGCGAGGCCGCCGCTTAATGGTTTCAACTCACGCGCTCGCGAGGAGCGCGACCTCTGGGGCACGTACCTCTTCAAGCGCCGTGGGTTTCAACTCACGCGCTCGCGAGGAGCGCGACCGCGCACGAGGCCGCGATAAACAAGCATAACAGGTTTCAACTCACGCGCTCGCGAGGAGCGCGACGGATGCTCTTTAGTATTTATGGCCGGAGAGACAAGTTTCAACTCACGCGCTCGCGAGGAGCGCGACACGGATGCTTTAGCAGTATCTATAGACGACACGGTTTCAACTCACGCGCTCGCGAGGAGCGCGACGCGCAGCGGCCCTTCACGAGTCGGAACAGAGCAGTTTCAACTCACGCGCTCGCGAGGAGCGCGACGAAGGTACAGGCGCGTATCTAGCAGTGGATGGCGTTTCAACTCACGCGCTCGCGAGGAGCGCGACAAAATTCGCCCGACACGGATATTATACCACAGGAGGTTTCAACTCACGCGCTCGCGAGGAGCGCGACTGCGTTTCGCAATAGGTCTATAGTCCCATTTGATGTTTCAACTCACGCGCTCGCGAGGAGCGCGACAAAAAAGGCGAGCGCGGCATGGCGCGCGGCTATGGTTTCAACTCACGCGCTCGCGAGGAGCGCGACGGCGAGACGACGACACAGTACCTTTTAGCGCCTGGTTTCAACTCACGCGCTCGCGAGGAGCGCGACCAGTCACAAGTCAAAAAGTTGTGCCTTGACGGCAGTTTCAACTCACGCGCTCGCGAGGAGCGCGACGGCTCCTGACCCGCGAAGCGCACGAAGCCGGCCGGTTTCAACTCACGCGCTCGCGAGGAGCGCGACTCCTTGCGCCGCTCAGCGATAAGCCCCTTAGAACGTTTCAACTCACGCGCTCGCGAGGAGCGCGACGCTTTTTCGCTCATAACTTCACCTCCTCACCACACTGTTTCAACTCACGCGCTCGCGAGGAGCGCGACCGAGCACGCTGTTCCGCTGTCCCGTCAGGCTCTTGTTTCAACTCACGCGCTCGCGAGGAGCGCGACTGTACTATAAATAAGTACGGACATGATAGCACTTTTTCGATATTTTGCGCGAAGCGCAGGCTTCGGCGGTTTTCATTGTGCCTGTGTTTCAACGATTTTCCGTTTTTCTCGGACGCGGCGCGGAGCGCGAAGCTTCGTGGAATTTTATGCGCGCTTCAGGTTCGCGGGCGCGCATGTGTGCGGCCCGCGCGTTTGGTCTACTCCAGGTGATCTTTAATGGTTCGGCGCAGTATCTGTTCGAGGCGCGCCGCGAAGCGTCCGTCGTCTTCTTTCGTCCTTTTCGGCGGGCCTTTGGTGCGACCGCCGGAGCGGCGGTGCTTCGCCTTTATTTCGCGTTCTTCGAGCGCGGCGGCTATCGTATCCTCGCGGTATTCGAAGCCGCACGGATTGAGCGCGGCGCATTTTTTGCCGAGCACCGCGGCGGCGAGTCCGATGTCCTGCGTTACGACGGCGTCGCCAGACTGCGCAAGGTTTATTATTTTTATGTCGGCCTCCTGAGGGCCGTCGCCGACTGTCACGTGCTCGGGCGATTCGATTACGTGGTCGAAGCCGGCGACGGTGACGAGCCTGACGCCGAAGCGCGCGGCGAGAGACAGCGCGGAGGCGAGCGCGCCGCGCGGGCATGCGTCGGCATCTACGATTATTTTCAATTATTTTGCAGGCAGCCGCAGATCTCGGTGTTGCGCCCGTCCGAAGGCTCGGCTTTGATTTCCGTGATTTTTATCGCGCCATGGCGGTGGAGCGCGAGCGCGAGCGAGATTATCGTCGCGGGCGTGACGCCGATGGTTTTCGCGAGAGCTTCAGGGTCTATGGCTCCCTTCTCTTCGACGGCGCGCGTGAGCTCGCCGCCGAGGCAGCCGACCCATTCGGCGAAGAGCGCCTGCATTTCGGGCGTCGCCGAACCTGCGAGCTGCCCCGCGCGCACTACGGAGTCGAGCACGCGCGCTGAGACGAGCTCGAGAGATTTGACGAGCTGGCGCATGTCCTGGTCGCCGAGGTTTTTTATGTCGAGTTCCATTAAATAGCCCTCCTTGCGGTTTATCTTTCCAGCCGCTCTGAATTATAATATAAACCGTCATTCTAAGAGAAGGGATGGATAGGTTTGTCCGTTTACGTCATAGAAGACAGTAAAATAGGTATTCTCTCGGACACGCACGGCAGCCTTCCGGCGTGGCGGCGGGCGCTCGCGCTTTTCGGCCCGGAGACGAGGACGGTGTTTCACGCAGGCGACGTGCTTTACCACGGGCCGCGCAACAGCATCCCGGGCGGCTATACGCCCGCCGACCTCGCCGAGGCGATAAACGATTTTTATTTCGACGGCGGCAGGGTGCTCATCTCAACGGGCAACTGCGACGCGCCGGTGGATATGATGGTGCTGAAGCCCGAGTTCCGTCAGATAGTGTCGGCGACGTGGCGCGGCAGGAAGATTCTCATGATGCACGGGGACAATTTCCCGCTGCTGCGCGAGCTGGCGCTTTACAATAAGGTTGATCTCGCGATATCCGGGCACACTCACGTCGGCTCGCTAGTGCGCGAGGAGGGGACGATTTTCCTCAACCCGGGCTCGACGACGATTCCGAAGGGGCGCGATCCCGAGAGCGCCGCTTTCGCAACGGACGAAGGCATTTGGATAATGACGCTGGACGGAGAGGAACTGCATTTTGAGAGGTGGTAAGCGCAGGACGGCGCCGGTCTTCAGGCCGCGCCGCTTTTGGCCCTCGGCGCTGTGGGTGGTTTTTCTCGCCGCGGGGTCGGTCTTCAGCTGCGTTTTCGACTCTTTTCCCTTTTTCACGGCGTTTCTGGTGGCCTCATTCATCGGACTGAACGAGGCGGGGCGGTGGCCTTATAAGACGAATCTCGTCATCTGCGCCGGCTCCGCCGTAGTCGTCGCTGTCGCCGGCGTTTTTACGTGGCTGGAGGCTGCGTCGGTATTCGTGCTGTTCTTTACTATCAGCGCCTATCTCTTTTATTTCAGGGACAGGGCGAGGCGAGTGATTCCGGCGTTTGAGGATTTCGCCTCGCACGTCGCGCAGGCTCCCGACTACCAGTCGTTCATCGACCGAGCGTGGGAGGAGCTTCAGAATATGGCGCCGGACGACGCCGTTTTTATAATTCTGGCGAACCGCGAAGGCGGGCTGTATCTCCCAGCGCATCTCGGCGAGCAGCCGCGCCGTCTGAGGCGGAGCGGAGGCACGCCGTGGAAGGTTTACGCCTCGGGCAAGCCGATGGTGGTCGGCCGCGTCTCTACGGCGCACGATCAGCCGATAGACCGCGACGCCGCGTCTATAGTTTCCGTTCCGGTTTCAGCGCACGGCGAAAAGCTCGGAGTGCTCCAGCTCGAGTCCGCGTCGGCCGGAGCCTTTACGCAGGAGGACGCGGCGAAACTTTCTCTCGCGGCGATGATTTTCGGCCACGAGCTTTATATGTTTGAAACAGACGATACGCCGGAGGGGACTGATTATGATGTTGATTGATATGCATGTTCACAGCCGTTTTTCAGACGGCAGGTATTCCCCGGCGCAGCTCGCAGCGGCGGCCAAGCGGCGCGGGCTCGCGCTGCTGGCGCTGACCGACCACGACACGACCTCGGGGCTGCCGGATTTTAAAGCGGCGTGCGAGAAAGACGGCGTGCGCGGCCTTTGCGGTATAGAGCTGTCGGCGGCGGCGCCATATACGCTCCACATACTGGGCTACAGGATAACGCCCGGGGCCGAGCCTCTTGAGAAACGGCTCGAGGATATAAGAGAGAAGCGCAATGAGCGCAACGCGGCTATTTTTGAAAAACTGCGCAAGCTCGGCGTCAAGGTCCGCATCGAGGAGGCCGAGGAGCTCGCGGGCGGAGAGGTGCTAGCGCGTCCGCATATCGCGAAGCTGCTGGTGAACAAGGGCTACGCGCTCTCGATCGGCGACGCTTTTATGAAGTATCTCGACAGGGGGGCGGCGGCCTATGTGCCGCGCGAAAGGCTCTCAGCTGAGGAATGTATAGCTCTTATAAAGGAGGCCGGCGGCTTGGCCGTACTCGCACACCCGGCGCAGTGCCGGCTGGACGGCGACGGGCTCGCCGCGCTCGTGACGCGCCTCAAGGACGCGGGGCTGTGGGGGATAGAGGCCGTCTACGGCTCCAACGACCCGGAGACGACGTTCCGCCATCTC includes the following:
- a CDS encoding gamma-glutamyl-gamma-aminobutyrate hydrolase family protein; amino-acid sequence: MKRRPLIGVPTLPFQRRWADMQLEDMGGEELQYFWLLSRLTEKIICAVRTAGGLPLPLTPTEDERETAKLASRLDGFVFAGGHDIAPSFYGEENAGSHAPDLARDHFETALCRAALERDKPLLGICRGCQLLNVVLGGALIQDMPSVDEKWKLHNRPDVTRGYVHDVKILSPWLFPSRNGGAMLVNSMHHQAIGRLSKRLQAAAVTDDGVVEAVIAPAYRWAVGVQWHPECLADDDAVQAEIFRMLVDKARN
- a CDS encoding bifunctional UDP-4-keto-pentose/UDP-xylose synthase; its protein translation is MRLFVTGINGFIGTHLLGAVLASTDWQVSGFDIASSNLAPYEGNAQFSFRRGDIFKDNEALEAEVIKSDVVIPLAGIAKPAYYVKKPVWTFELDFEQNLKMVRLCVKHNKRIIFPSTSEVYGMSAGEELKEDESPMTTGPVVKMRWIYSCAKQMMDRMIFAYGQEAGLQFTIFRPFDWIGPRLDTFRDAEERRARSVTQMLYDMIHRRKISLVNGGEQRRSFTWVGDGIEALMAIIRNDHNRGDNEIFNIGNPDNNYSIKETAAMLIDEAKQFPRFRWAAEATELEIIPSSVYYGKSYDDMQNRKPSVRKMESRFGWKPKTGMREALHRTIAWYAEQEAE
- a CDS encoding solute carrier family 23 protein, whose amino-acid sequence is MARKQLVYGINDKPPLPILVLAGAQHVLTLFGATTLVPLVLGPAMGMTTAQMGAFIGCVYFGMGIATLIQTHPKLGSGLPIVQGSSFSFIPPIMTIIGAYKSMGPDVVMQYVGGSLIVGGVALSALGYGRLIGRIRKIITPVVIGPTIMAIGFSLAPTAIQFNAANYWPVSLLVVVLVFFFSLVSKNKYFNIFAVLGSIVIAYLLCLALSLAGVFAPGHAAYINLQSIIDAPWLRLNLFMPWGAPKFSGLAIGAIAAGFFCVMIESIGDYHNCSYAAGINDPTVPQINRGIGAEGMCCALSGILGSVGTTSYTENIGLIGLTGVASRYVVRAGAVILILLSLIGKLGALIATMPTPVIGGAYITLFGTIGALGIQNLMRADMGSQRNILIVGFSFLMALGLPGWVEPNQALFTGALGTTAGGMVWAVLKTPMAVAGVLAAICDNLIPGTTVERGIASGVEESQENVKRPRA
- a CDS encoding DUF188 domain-containing protein, producing the protein MKIIVDADACPRGALASALSLAARFGVRLVTVAGFDHVIESPEHVTVGDGPQEADIKIINLAQSGDAVVTQDIGLAAAVLGKKCAALNPCGFEYREDTIAAALEEREIKAKHRRSGGRTKGPPKRTKEDDGRFAARLEQILRRTIKDHLE
- the yfcE gene encoding phosphodiesterase, with the translated sequence MSVYVIEDSKIGILSDTHGSLPAWRRALALFGPETRTVFHAGDVLYHGPRNSIPGGYTPADLAEAINDFYFDGGRVLISTGNCDAPVDMMVLKPEFRQIVSATWRGRKILMMHGDNFPLLRELALYNKVDLAISGHTHVGSLVREEGTIFLNPGSTTIPKGRDPESAAFATDEGIWIMTLDGEELHFERW
- a CDS encoding GAF domain-containing protein, producing MRGGKRRTAPVFRPRRFWPSALWVVFLAAGSVFSCVFDSFPFFTAFLVASFIGLNEAGRWPYKTNLVICAGSAVVVAVAGVFTWLEAASVFVLFFTISAYLFYFRDRARRVIPAFEDFASHVAQAPDYQSFIDRAWEELQNMAPDDAVFIILANREGGLYLPAHLGEQPRRLRRSGGTPWKVYASGKPMVVGRVSTAHDQPIDRDAASIVSVPVSAHGEKLGVLQLESASAGAFTQEDAAKLSLAAMIFGHELYMFETDDTPEGTDYDVD
- a CDS encoding PHP domain-containing protein encodes the protein MMLIDMHVHSRFSDGRYSPAQLAAAAKRRGLALLALTDHDTTSGLPDFKAACEKDGVRGLCGIELSAAAPYTLHILGYRITPGAEPLEKRLEDIREKRNERNAAIFEKLRKLGVKVRIEEAEELAGGEVLARPHIAKLLVNKGYALSIGDAFMKYLDRGAAAYVPRERLSAEECIALIKEAGGLAVLAHPAQCRLDGDGLAALVTRLKDAGLWGIEAVYGSNDPETTFRHLALAKRFGLYATAGSDFHGISGQDIELGMAVSDDFLPWARLGIR